The DNA segment GTTATTGCAGGACTTACAGTAACAGATGAAAGAAAAAAATACATTAATTTTTCAGAATCATATTATACCTCAAAGCAGTTAATAATTGTAAATAAAAACAATAATAAAATAAAAAGTTTAGATGATTTAGAAGGGTATAAGGTTGGTGTTGTTTTAGGATGTACTGGAGATTTGTTAGGGACAGAGATGAAAGATAAAATAAAATTAAATAGATATAATACAACATCCCAGTGTATAATTGCTTTAAATCATAACAAAATAGATGCAATAATTTTAGACTCAGAACCTGCCAAAAATTTTGTAAAACACAATGAAAAATTAAAATTAATAAATAATAACGCAGCTAAGGAAGAATATGCTATAGCCATAAGAAAAAAAGATAAAGAATTATTAAAGGATATAAATTATGGATTAAATACATTAAAAGAAAATGGAGTATACAAAAAATTATCAGAAAAATATTTTATTCAAGATTAA comes from the Fusobacterium sp. IOR10 genome and includes:
- a CDS encoding basic amino acid ABC transporter substrate-binding protein, which translates into the protein MKNKISSFMIFFMLIISSFTFAKGQDKLIVGTDATEFQPFEYMENGEITGFDIELIKEIGKVLGKEVEFKNISFSGLLPALQVGKLDAVIAGLTVTDERKKYINFSESYYTSKQLIIVNKNNNKIKSLDDLEGYKVGVVLGCTGDLLGTEMKDKIKLNRYNTTSQCIIALNHNKIDAIILDSEPAKNFVKHNEKLKLINNNAAKEEYAIAIRKKDKELLKDINYGLNTLKENGVYKKLSEKYFIQD